The segment ATCAACTGTGCTCATCTGAAATCCTCGACCTCCTCTTGTTAAGGAGTGCTATTATTTTGTGTTAAAAAGACAGGTTTCCCTCAATGAAAATGTTGGTCGTATCTCCAAACGAAAACTTACACAAAATAAATGAAATGCAATTCAGAGGTGTATAAATGAAGATATGTAAAGCGGTCATTTTGCTTTTAATCATGATACAATTCCACCCCTCCATTACACAGGCAGAGAAAATAGTCAACGCTCAGGAATGGTATACGTATGACAGGATGCGTGAAGACTTGAAGTTGCTGAAAAGAAAATATCGGGATGAAATGGTTATAAAGTTGGTTGGGAAATCTGAGTTCGGCCAAAATATTTGGGCTGCTAAATTAGGACATGGAGAAGATAACATCATCATTCTAGGAGGACACCATGGTCGAGAGTGGCTTACGACAAGTCTTGTCATGACAAAATTGGAATTTTACTTACACGCATATAAAACAAATCAAGAAATATTCGGATATGATCCAAAAATTTTGGATGAAGTCTCCATTTGGTTCATCCCAATGGTGAACCCGGATGGGATTAGAATTCAGCAAGAAGGAATAGGTTTCTTACCCAAACAGCATCAGGAACGTATAGTGGAGATGAACAATAACAGCAAAGATTTTGATCGCTGGAAAGCAAATGGGCTGGGAATAGATTTGAACAGGCAATATCCAGCAGGGTGGGAAAGCATCAAAGAAAAAACGACCGATCCTTCTTATCAATACTATAAAGGGAAATTCCCAATGCAGGCAAAAGAGGTCAAGGCGGTTGTGGCTTTTACAAGAGAGATCGAGCCTTTGATGGCGGTCACCTACCATTCCTCGGGTCGGGTTTTATATTGGTATTTCAAAAATGATCAGACAGTTGTAAAAAGGGATAAAAAAATAGCTGATCAATTATCAGCAATCACAGGGTATCCCCTTGATCAGCCAGAGGAACATGCTGTAGGTGGAGGGTTTTCCGACTGGTTCGTAACAGAGTTCAAAAGGCCATCGTTTACACCCGAAATATCATACTTTGTGGAGGATACAAACCCACCAATATCTGTCTTTCAGGAAGAGTGGAATCGCAATAAGAAGGTCGGAATTTATCTCGCATCAAAATCCAAGAATCTATTTCTCAACAGTAATGATTCCTCCAATAATGAGGCAGAATAACTAAGGAGTAATAGAAATGGTTTGTATAATTGAAAAGTGGGGTATTTAATAATTTAGATAAAGATCAAGAAGCCTTTAAAAATATATTGTAGCGCTTACATTTCAACGTGGAATATAATAAATCAAAAAATAGTCATCTAAGAGAAAAAGAGTAGCTGAAAAAGGTTGACACAGTCCGTTTTCCCCTTGTAGAGTAGTAATTGTGAAACTCAAAATAACTCATTTACCTTCGTTAGGTGAGGCTCCTGTGTGGAGATATGCTGCTGCCCAGAAACGTCCAAAGACGCCAATGGGTCAACAGAGACCATCGATATAAGGTGGTATTTAATGCAGCTGGATATATTCCTATGCCACACAGTGCTAAAGCTCTACGAATGAGGGGAATCAATAAGGATTAACCATGCCTTTATGCACCTTCATTCGTTTGATGATAGGTGCTTTTTTAATGAGTGAAACCAGTTGTTCCCTGTACGGAATGACACTGATATTCCAAAAAAAACCAAGGTGGTGGTAACGAAAATGGATAGTAGTCCAAGTCCGAGGACGAAATTTACAAGAAGTACAAGAGAATACATATCATTTTTAGTTACCACCACAAGGGTAAGATAAATGTTGTGATTCCTTGTACTCCTTAGCAAGCAGAGGAGGCAGAGCTCATGGTGGAAAACATGACAGAGGATCAAATCATACTAAACATTATTAACTTTTTAAAAGAAGGAAAAAGAAAAGCATTTCAGGATATTATTGAAGAACTTCAGCCATATGATACAGGAATCATCTACCAGCAGCTACCAGAGAAACATAAAGTTCGCTACTTAACTTACCTGACAATTGATCAATTGACTGCATTGATTGGTGAACTTAACCAAGATTTACAATTAGAAATCTTACAAAAAATTGGTGTGGATAAATCTGCAAAGGTCATGGACTTAATGGATAATGATGATCTTGCTGTTCTATTTGAGGAATTGGATCCAGAGATAAAGAGTGGATTCTTATCAAAAATGAACAAAGCGGAATCGACTGCGGTACAAGATTTAATGAAATATGAAGCAGAAACCGCAGGTCGACTGATGACCAATCGTTATGTATGGATTCCCCAGGAATACACGGTTAGGGAAGTGGTTAATAAACTAAAGACCTTTGCAGAATTGGCAGAGACAATTAACTACTTATACGTAATCGATGAAAATAAAAGGCTCGTGGGGGTAGTCTCTTATCGAGACCTAATACTAGCGGATGCTGATGAAAAAATACAAGATATCATGTTCTCCAGGGTAATATCTGTTCATGTGGATACAGACCAGGAAGAAGTAGCACAAGTAATCGAGCGATATGACTTCTTGGCTGTACCGGTTGTCGATGATGAGAAAACTCTCATTGGGATTGTTACAGTCGATGATGTGATTGACGTTGTTATCCAAGAGGCAAATGAGGATATTGAGAAACTTTCTGCATCAGGTAAGGATATCGACTTTGATACTCCGGCACTAGTTGCATCTAAGAGAAGGCTCCCATGGCTTATTTTACTATTATTTATTGGACTCATTTCAGGTAGTATCATTAGTGGATTCGAAGCAACGCTTGATGAAGTAGTGGCATTGGCATTTTTTATGCCTATGATTGCTGGAATGACAGGTAATACCGGAACACAGTCTTTAGCTGTAGTAGTACGTGGACTGATTTCTAGAGAATTAGATAAGAAATTGGTTTTCAAGCTAGTATTGCGCGAATTTAGAGTAGGTATCACCATAGGTATAACCTGTGCTATTTTAATTACTTTAATTGCTTACGTGTGGCAAGATGGTAATTGGATTTTGGGTGTAGTGGTAGGCTCTTCTTTATTCCTGACTTTAATTATTGGAACACTGGCTGGAACCATCATACCTTTAATTCTATATAAACTTAATGTGGACCCAGCAATAGCCTCTGGCCCACTAATCACTACGTTGAACGATATTTTATCTTTAATGATTTATTTTGGAATTGCAACTGCTTTTTTATCTTATTTGGCATAAAAAAAGACCGTTTTTTCTCCATCGTGGGATGAACGGTCTTTTTTTGTTAGGGCTATTTTTTAACCAACCTTTATAGTTCTTACTGTCATGTTCTTTTCCCTGCAATACTAAATATGCTACGTGCGTATTCAGAGTAAGTTCCCAGTAAAAAGTCCAATTGCCGACTTTTTACTAGTGAATAGCAATAATCTTAGAGATAAGGGCCCTTTTAATCATACCTAGCTTACTGGGAGGGCTGTACTTTTTTTCTTATAAGCCTAACAATCAGGAAGATATTGATGAAAATGGTATAACATCCTAAAGTAACCAAACCAACTGTAGAAAGCTCCAACATCTCCAAAACCAAGCTGAACATAGTAACAATATAAAGAAAACCTAATAACTTTTGAATGCTTCTATTTTTGAAGAAGGAAGTAGCGCGTGCTCCAAGTTGTGCCCCGATAATGGCTCCTGCAATCAATAACAGTCCCACCCTGAAATTAATTGGATTATTTACAGCATAGGTGATGAATCCTGCACTTACAATAAGGATGACCCCTGCAAGGCTTGTAGCCACGGCCTGTTTAGAGGAAAATGCGTAATAAGAAATTAATAACGGCACAATGATAAATCCTCCTCCTACCCCGAGCGTGGTGGATAGAAACCCTGCTATGAACCCAATGAGTATGAATTTCAAAACCCCTTGGCTTTTCGCAGAGGCATCGTATGGTGCTTTTGTATCTCCTTTATCCTTTTTTAACATTTTATAGGAAAAATAAGTAAGTAAAGCAAGGTACAGTATCGGAACGACGGTCGTATCGTATCCGTTTGATTCAAGCCAGCTCACGACTGGATAGGCGAATTGCGTGGCTACTACCCCACTTGCCCCAATAATCAAAGCAGCCTTCCATTGGATATTCTTCATTTTGAAATGTGCATAAACTCCTGCCATCGATGTTCCGATTGTATAGAGGAGACTTGTCGAAATAGCCTCAATGGGGGTATAACCCAACAAAAGAAGCACAGGAGTCAGGACAAGCCCACCACCAATGCCGAAAAAACCGGAAAGCATACTGATGGAAAAGCCTAATAGGATAAAAAGTAGAAATTCCATATATGTAAAAACTCCTTTAATAATCTCTAAAATAGTATAACATTCCTTGCCTATTGTTAACGGGATTCTGGAAAAATGTTGCCTTTGAACAATCCCTTCTCATGATATTGTCACCTTGTTCATACATTGTGATAAGAGGAAAAGGGAGGTAGTTTTAATGAAAGCAAATGACGAAAAAGCCTTATTTCACGCCATTGACGAAATTACCGAGATAGCAAAGGGCTTTGGGCTGGACTTTTACCCAATGCGTTATGAAATTTGTCCTGCCGACATCATCTATACCTTTGGAGCCTACGGAATGCCTACACGCTTTTCCCACTGGAGCTTTGGGAAACAATTTCATAAAATGAAGCTGCATTATGACTTGGGACTAAGCAAAATATATGAACTGGTGATCAACTCCAATCCCTGTTATGCTTTTTTACTGGATACAAACTCACTGATACAAAACAAGCTGATTGTCGCACATGTTCTGGCTCATTGTGACTTCTTCAAAAACAACTGTCGTTTCCAGAATACAAACAGGGATATGGTGGAAAGCATGGCAGCCACGGCTGAGAGGATCAAACAATATGAACACGATTATGGAAAAAGGGAAGTGGAGGACTTCCTAAATGCTGTGCTTGCGATACAGGAGCATATCGATCCATCCCTCGTCCGCTCCAAGCTTGCCTGGAGCATGGAGGATATGGAAGAAGAGGAAGAAGCACCTAAAAAAGTAAGTCAATATGATGATTTGTGGAATCTTGATAGCAGAAATAAACCGAAAGCAGTCCCAAAAAAGAGAAAAAAGAAGTTTCCTCCCCAGCCAGAAAAGGATATTCTTCTCTTTATCGAACAATACAGCAGCGAACTCGAGGAATGGCAACGTGATATCCTGACCATGATGCGTGAGGAAATGCTCTACTTCTGGCCTCAAATGGAAACCAAAATCATGAATGAAGGCTGGGCTTCCTATTGGCATCAACGGATCCTCCGTGAAATGGACCTCACAAGCGACGAGGCCCTAGAGTATGCAAAGCTAAACGCCGGGGTTGTACAGCCATCCAAAACAAGCATCAATCCATATTATCTTGGCATTAAAATATTTGAGGATATTGAAGAACGGTATAATAACCCAACTGAAGCGATGAAGCGGGATGGGGTAGTACCAGGCTCAGGACGGGAGAAAATGTTTGAGGTAAGGGAAGTGGAATCCGATATTTCCTTCCTCAGAAACTACCTGAACAAGGACCTTGTCATGCGGGAAGATATGTACCTGTTCCAAAAACAAGGCAAGGATTACAAAATTGTCGATAAAGCTTGGGAAGGGGTGCGCGACCAGCTGGTGAACATGCGGGTCAACGGTGGTTTCCCATATATCACGGTGAATGATGGGGATTACTTACGAGCAGGGGAGCTTTATTTGAAACATTGGTTTGAGGGAATTGAGCTAGACCTTAAATACTTGGAGAAAGTAATGCCGTACATCTTTCAAATTTGGGGTAGACCAGTCCATATGGAATCAGTGATTGAGACCAAGAATGTATTGTTTACGTATGACGGCAAGAGTGTGCATCGGAAGTATATTTAAAGGCTTTATTTCAATAAAAAACATGAGGGCCTCTGCCCTCATGTTTTTTTATATAGGTTTGATACAGTAAAGCTGTCATCAGTCATGAAATAATAATGTAACTGTTTCAATGTAGTATCCAAAGTTGGAGTGATCGAGTTGTAGGAATAGGCACACACCGAAACCATTCGTTCGTCAAGTACAAAATCGTCTATGGTTGCTTCATAGGCTTTTAGCTGTTCTGCATCTGGGTCATCTGTAGCCCATTCCACGTTGGCCCATGTACGAATAGAATTATTCTTCTTATTGAATAGTACAACATCTTTTGCAAAATGAGCTAGCATGGCCTTTGTATTAAAGTCCCCGCTTGCGAAATAGTAATCAAAATTATTTACTACCCTAATATTTGATTTCTGTTCCTCATTAAAATGTTTATCTAATTCAATGTTTAACCTTGGGATATTTTTCATGCTTTCAATGATAAGTATATTTTCACCGATCTTTATTCCTGCGTTCACAAAAGATATTAAGTGTTTCAGATAGGCGTCTTTATCTTGAAAGATATAATAGACGTGACCTACGGTAATACTCTCTAGACTTTGGGTTGAAGATATAGTAATTGGTCTCACCTCTAAATACGTATTTTGATTTCAACCGAAATAAACAATCATTCATACCCCACCAAAATGTTGTAACAAACAAAATGGCTATACACAATGTGCTTATTCTAGAGGATTTCACCCTTCATTATAACATTAATGCCAACAAATACTTACCAATCTTGTCTTAATAGATAAAAAGGTGTACCGGAAAGCGGTTCAAAGGGAATTAATGACTTTTGACTGATTGATTTTGATTGATTATGATTTTTTATGGTTGTTTTTGATTGATTTTTGAAAGAGCTTACATTACAATGAGAATACAGATAAACGACGACCTGGAGAAAGGGTGTTTTCATGTTAACACCAGAAAGACAGCAGAAAATTTTACATTTGGTACAAAAGCAGGAGATCGTGAAGCTACAGGATTTTATAGATGCCACAGGAGCATCAGAGTCGACAATACGGAGAGATCTGAGCCAACTTGAAGAGAAGAATAAATTAAAAAGAGTGCACGGAGGTGCTGCAAGAATACATCAGAAAGGGGAAGAACCAAGCATTCTCGAGAAAGCCGCAATCTATCTTCATGAAAAACAACAGATAGCCAAAGCCGCTGCCGAGCTTGTCAATGGTGGCGATTGTATCTTCCTTGATGCCGGTACCACGACATTTCAAATGATTCCTTATCTTGAAAACAAGCAGATAACGGTGGTTACCAATGGGTTCGCCCATATCCAATCTTTAATGGAAAAGGGACTGACCACATATATTGTGGGTGGCTTCATGAAAAATAAAACGGGTGCAATTATCGGAAGCAAGGCTAGTCAATCCTTGTTGGAGTACAACTTTGATAAAGCTTTCATTGGGGCAAACGGTGTCCATCCTAAAAGTGGTTATACAACTCCGGATCCTGAAGAGGCGAGTATAAAGAATTTGGCAATTAAGCTTGCAAATGAAACATTCATTCTTGCCGATTCCTCCAAAATCAATGAAATGGCTTTTGCTAAAATCGCTCCACTTCAATCAGGAACGCTCATAACCAATCAATGTGAAGAAGTACTTTTAGCAGATTATAGAGATTTAACAACGGTGATAGAGGTGTGAACTCATGATATATACAATTACATTGAATCCTTCCATTGATTATGTAATCGAGGTGGAAGGGTTTGAAGAAGGTACCATAAATAGAGCATCCAAAACAAATTATTATCCCGGTGGAAAAGGAATCAATGTATCTAGGGTTTTAAAGAGGCTCGGTGCGGATACGATGGCACTAGGCTATGCGGCAGGGTTTACCGGTGATTTTATAAAAGAGAAGTTGATAGAGGAACAGGTGGCTGTCAGGCTACTAGAAGTGGAAGGCCATTCCCGTATCAATGTAAAACTGAAAGCGGAGAAGGAAACCGAAATTAATGGCACCGGACCGTTAGTGGATGAAGATGCGGTTAAGCGTTTGCTTCAACAGCTGAATCAGCTTACAAGTGAAGATATTGTCGTGCTGGCGGGCAGCATCCCAGGGACAGTGCCATCTGACATTTATGAAACGCTCATTCAAAAGTGTCAGAAGCATGAGGCAAAAGTAGTACTGGATACTGGAGGACAAACATTAAAATCACTCCTTTCGAACAAACCTTTCCTCATTAAACCAAACCACCATGAACTTGGTGATCTGTTTGGTGTCACCATTCAATCACAAGGTGATGTCATCCATTACGCAGGTAAGATTCATGAACAGGGTGTTGAAAATGTGGTGGTATCAATGGCTGGAGATGGAGCAATTCTTTATACAGGATCAGGTGTTTATTCCGCAAAAGCGCCACGTGGGGAAGTGAAAAATTCCGTAGGTGCAGGGGACTCCCTTGTCGCTGGTTTCCTAGCGGGATATGTAAATACAAACAAGAGTGAAGAAGCGTTGCGCTACGGAATAGCTTCCGGAAGTGCCACGGCGTTTTCATATGACCTTTGTCAAAAAACAGATGTTAATAGACTGATAAATCTAGTAGAAATAGAAAAGCTATAAAGGGGGAAAGGACCATGAAAATTACAGATTTACTAACGAAAGAAACAGTTACTCTTCAATTAAGATCAAGTAACAAATCTGATGTTATTAAGGAATTGATAGACTCATTGGATCGTGCCGGAAAGCTAGCCGACAAAAGGAAGTATGAAGAAGCGATCCTTGCCAGGGAGGCACAGAGTACGACTGGAATCGGAGAGGGAATAGCGATTCCACATGCGAAAACGAATGCGGTGAAGACACCGGCGATTGCCTTTGGTGTGGCAAAGGATGGAATTGATTACGAGTCCTTGGACGGTCAGCCGAGTCAGCTGTTTTTCATGATCGCGGCTAGTGAAGGAGCCAACAACGAACACTTAGAAACCTTATCTCGTTTGTCATCGATGCTGATGGATACTGAGTTCCGCAAAGCTTTACTGGCTGCATCGACAAAGGAGGAAGTTATCAGATTAATAGATAACAAAGAAAAGGAATTGTTTGAAGAGGAAAAAGTGGAAGTAGACTCTTCTGTTGCTGACAAAGGGTTGATTCTTGCAGTAACGGCCTGTCCGACTGGAATCGCTCATACTTACATGGCGGCAGATGCATTAAAGCAGAAGGCAAAGGAATTAGGTTTTGATATAAAGGTGGAGACGAATGGTTCAAGTGGGGTGAAGAACCAACTGACCCAAGGAGAGATTGACAACGCGTCCGGAATTATCGTCGCTGCCGATAAGCAGGTTGAAATGGAACGTTTTAATGGGAAAAAAATCATTCAGGTGCCTGTGGCCCAAGCGATTCGCAAGCCTGAGGAACTTCTGACAAAGGCAAGCAGGGGCGAAGGGGAAACATACCAGGGTTCAGGTAGCTCAAACTCAGAAGGGAAAAAAGGCCGATCTGGCTTCTATAAGCACCTGATGAGCGGTGTTTCCAATATGCTACCGTTTGTAGTTGGTGGTGGTATCCTGATCGCTATTTCCTTCATGTTTGGAATCAATGCATCAGATCCTAACGATCCTAGCTATCATTGGTTTGCAGAAGCACTTATGACCATTGGTGGCGGAAATGCCTTTTACTTGATGATTCCTGTGCTTGCCGGATTCATTGCAATGAGTATTGCGGACCGTCCGGGATTTGCTGCAGGAATGGTCGGTGGATTGATTGCCTATACGGGTGAAGCTGGTTTCTTGGGAGGTCTGATTGCAGGTTTCCTTGCAGGGTATCTCGTACTAGGTTTAAAGAAGGTTTTCAGTGGATTGCCTGCATCTCTTGAAGGGATTAAGCCGGTTCTACTGTACCCACTATTCGGTATCTTTCTAACAGGAATGATCATGCTACAATTGGTGACTCCCCTAAAAGCTTTCAATCAAGGATTGACGTCTTGGCTGGGTGGCTTAGGCTCAGGGAATTTGGTTGTATTAGGTATTATTTTAGGTGCGATGATGGCCATAGATATGGGGGGGCCTATCAACAAAGCGGCCTTCACATTCGGTATTGCGATGATTGATGCAGGAAACTACGCACCGCATGCAGCGATCATGGCAGCAGGTATGGTGCCACCACTTGGATTGGCACTTGCTACAACCATCTTTAAGAATAAATTTAACAAGCAAGAGAGGGAAGCAGGAAAAACATGCTATATCATGGGAGCTTCCTTTATCACAGAAGGTGCCATTCCGTTTGCGGCTGCAGATCCGTTACGCGTCATCCCTTCTGCTGTCGTAGGTTCAGCAGTTGCCGGTGCGCTTGCCATGTTATTTGGAATTGGGCTACCTGCGCCTCATGGTGGAATCTTTGTTATTCCGATAGTGACCGGCGGTATCTTCATGTATGTGTTGGCTATCTTGACTGGAGCCGCTGTAACGGCGGTAATGGTCGGGTTGCTGAAGAAGAGGGTTACTGTGTAATTTTATGGAAAAAGTGATGGGTTATTCTCATCACTTTTTTTATATGGCTCTTTTCTCTTAGATTGTTGCTATTCACGAGTGAAAAGTCGGCAAATGGACTTTTCACAGCATATCTCCTCTAAAATAGGCATGTAGTTTACTCTGTTAAGCTAGGAAAAGAGCACGACCGTAAGGAATATAACAGTTGGTTGATAAATACGAAAAAACAACAAAGTTTACGAAAACAGCCTTTTGTATAAACTTTCCAACACAGTGTTAGAGACTTCACCACCATTCTATATAATAGGAATAATAG is part of the Sutcliffiella sp. FSL R7-0096 genome and harbors:
- a CDS encoding M14 family zinc carboxypeptidase, yielding MKICKAVILLLIMIQFHPSITQAEKIVNAQEWYTYDRMREDLKLLKRKYRDEMVIKLVGKSEFGQNIWAAKLGHGEDNIIILGGHHGREWLTTSLVMTKLEFYLHAYKTNQEIFGYDPKILDEVSIWFIPMVNPDGIRIQQEGIGFLPKQHQERIVEMNNNSKDFDRWKANGLGIDLNRQYPAGWESIKEKTTDPSYQYYKGKFPMQAKEVKAVVAFTREIEPLMAVTYHSSGRVLYWYFKNDQTVVKRDKKIADQLSAITGYPLDQPEEHAVGGGFSDWFVTEFKRPSFTPEISYFVEDTNPPISVFQEEWNRNKKVGIYLASKSKNLFLNSNDSSNNEAE
- the mgtE gene encoding magnesium transporter, with the translated sequence MVENMTEDQIILNIINFLKEGKRKAFQDIIEELQPYDTGIIYQQLPEKHKVRYLTYLTIDQLTALIGELNQDLQLEILQKIGVDKSAKVMDLMDNDDLAVLFEELDPEIKSGFLSKMNKAESTAVQDLMKYEAETAGRLMTNRYVWIPQEYTVREVVNKLKTFAELAETINYLYVIDENKRLVGVVSYRDLILADADEKIQDIMFSRVISVHVDTDQEEVAQVIERYDFLAVPVVDDEKTLIGIVTVDDVIDVVIQEANEDIEKLSASGKDIDFDTPALVASKRRLPWLILLLFIGLISGSIISGFEATLDEVVALAFFMPMIAGMTGNTGTQSLAVVVRGLISRELDKKLVFKLVLREFRVGITIGITCAILITLIAYVWQDGNWILGVVVGSSLFLTLIIGTLAGTIIPLILYKLNVDPAIASGPLITTLNDILSLMIYFGIATAFLSYLA
- a CDS encoding sulfite exporter TauE/SafE family protein → MEFLLFILLGFSISMLSGFFGIGGGLVLTPVLLLLGYTPIEAISTSLLYTIGTSMAGVYAHFKMKNIQWKAALIIGASGVVATQFAYPVVSWLESNGYDTTVVPILYLALLTYFSYKMLKKDKGDTKAPYDASAKSQGVLKFILIGFIAGFLSTTLGVGGGFIIVPLLISYYAFSSKQAVATSLAGVILIVSAGFITYAVNNPINFRVGLLLIAGAIIGAQLGARATSFFKNRSIQKLLGFLYIVTMFSLVLEMLELSTVGLVTLGCYTIFINIFLIVRLIRKKVQPSQ
- a CDS encoding SpoVR family protein, whose protein sequence is MKANDEKALFHAIDEITEIAKGFGLDFYPMRYEICPADIIYTFGAYGMPTRFSHWSFGKQFHKMKLHYDLGLSKIYELVINSNPCYAFLLDTNSLIQNKLIVAHVLAHCDFFKNNCRFQNTNRDMVESMAATAERIKQYEHDYGKREVEDFLNAVLAIQEHIDPSLVRSKLAWSMEDMEEEEEAPKKVSQYDDLWNLDSRNKPKAVPKKRKKKFPPQPEKDILLFIEQYSSELEEWQRDILTMMREEMLYFWPQMETKIMNEGWASYWHQRILREMDLTSDEALEYAKLNAGVVQPSKTSINPYYLGIKIFEDIEERYNNPTEAMKRDGVVPGSGREKMFEVREVESDISFLRNYLNKDLVMREDMYLFQKQGKDYKIVDKAWEGVRDQLVNMRVNGGFPYITVNDGDYLRAGELYLKHWFEGIELDLKYLEKVMPYIFQIWGRPVHMESVIETKNVLFTYDGKSVHRKYI
- a CDS encoding MEDS domain-containing protein, whose product is MRPITISSTQSLESITVGHVYYIFQDKDAYLKHLISFVNAGIKIGENILIIESMKNIPRLNIELDKHFNEEQKSNIRVVNNFDYYFASGDFNTKAMLAHFAKDVVLFNKKNNSIRTWANVEWATDDPDAEQLKAYEATIDDFVLDERMVSVCAYSYNSITPTLDTTLKQLHYYFMTDDSFTVSNLYKKT
- a CDS encoding DeoR/GlpR family DNA-binding transcription regulator, translating into MLTPERQQKILHLVQKQEIVKLQDFIDATGASESTIRRDLSQLEEKNKLKRVHGGAARIHQKGEEPSILEKAAIYLHEKQQIAKAAAELVNGGDCIFLDAGTTTFQMIPYLENKQITVVTNGFAHIQSLMEKGLTTYIVGGFMKNKTGAIIGSKASQSLLEYNFDKAFIGANGVHPKSGYTTPDPEEASIKNLAIKLANETFILADSSKINEMAFAKIAPLQSGTLITNQCEEVLLADYRDLTTVIEV
- the pfkB gene encoding 1-phosphofructokinase, which gives rise to MIYTITLNPSIDYVIEVEGFEEGTINRASKTNYYPGGKGINVSRVLKRLGADTMALGYAAGFTGDFIKEKLIEEQVAVRLLEVEGHSRINVKLKAEKETEINGTGPLVDEDAVKRLLQQLNQLTSEDIVVLAGSIPGTVPSDIYETLIQKCQKHEAKVVLDTGGQTLKSLLSNKPFLIKPNHHELGDLFGVTIQSQGDVIHYAGKIHEQGVENVVVSMAGDGAILYTGSGVYSAKAPRGEVKNSVGAGDSLVAGFLAGYVNTNKSEEALRYGIASGSATAFSYDLCQKTDVNRLINLVEIEKL
- a CDS encoding fructose-specific PTS transporter subunit EIIC — translated: MKITDLLTKETVTLQLRSSNKSDVIKELIDSLDRAGKLADKRKYEEAILAREAQSTTGIGEGIAIPHAKTNAVKTPAIAFGVAKDGIDYESLDGQPSQLFFMIAASEGANNEHLETLSRLSSMLMDTEFRKALLAASTKEEVIRLIDNKEKELFEEEKVEVDSSVADKGLILAVTACPTGIAHTYMAADALKQKAKELGFDIKVETNGSSGVKNQLTQGEIDNASGIIVAADKQVEMERFNGKKIIQVPVAQAIRKPEELLTKASRGEGETYQGSGSSNSEGKKGRSGFYKHLMSGVSNMLPFVVGGGILIAISFMFGINASDPNDPSYHWFAEALMTIGGGNAFYLMIPVLAGFIAMSIADRPGFAAGMVGGLIAYTGEAGFLGGLIAGFLAGYLVLGLKKVFSGLPASLEGIKPVLLYPLFGIFLTGMIMLQLVTPLKAFNQGLTSWLGGLGSGNLVVLGIILGAMMAIDMGGPINKAAFTFGIAMIDAGNYAPHAAIMAAGMVPPLGLALATTIFKNKFNKQEREAGKTCYIMGASFITEGAIPFAAADPLRVIPSAVVGSAVAGALAMLFGIGLPAPHGGIFVIPIVTGGIFMYVLAILTGAAVTAVMVGLLKKRVTV